tgtctcaaataaacaaagccaACAAAAACCAGTGAAGGTTCCATTAGTTGACAATGGCTCAAGTAAGGACATAGAAGATGATTACAGACTCAACCATAACACAAGAATGACAGATTTCTTCAGCAAAAATTAAAATCCTATAAAActataaagttttcttttctactcCCCGCAccccatgtgtgagtgtgtgtgtatatacgtgtgtggaGGTGTGTATGCAGGACAGAGGATGATGTTAGATATCTTTATTTCTGTCCACCtgatatttgttttgagacagggtctcactatgtatagcAGGCTGCCCTAGGACTTGggcactgtagaccaggctgggtctggaactcacagagattgcctgcttctgccttccaagttctggcattaaaggcatgcatcaccatgccctgATGcaccttatttcttgagacaagatctctcagtgaacctggagctcatggtTTTGACTAGGCTAGTTGGCCAGTAaactccaggaatcctcctgtctctactcaccagtgctaagattacaagtgcATGCCAACACACCAGGCTTTTCCATGGATGATTGCAGATCTGAGTCATTTCTTCATGCTTTGTAGACAGAGCCATTTCCCCCAGCCTGTGCCTGTATAGTTTGCCTTCCATGAAAGAGTGGCACTCTAGAAATGACTGGCAAGCAGACTACTTAatgtgaaaaatgttttaaagtttttctggGAACAGATTATGGTTTGTACTATACCCCTCCTAACACACTTCTTTTGAGAGTGGACGGACATCTTCCCTGCAGTTTCCTTATTCAATCCCTTTTGCTTTCAGTTCCTCCTTGACACGTTTCAGGTAATCAGGATCAGGATATCCAAAACtgcaggaaggaaaacagagaccCATTAGCTTCCTCCTAAATAATTCTTAAGAATGTATACAATAGTCAGGTATGGTGACACAGGCGCTCAGCTCTCGGATAACACAGCAGTCAGAGctctatgagtctgaggtcagctcGAGCCACAaaatgagactctgcctcaaaacaacaaaatctctaTGTACTTACTACTTGTGTTTGAGCATCTAGTATTCTAGGTTCCAAACATTTTCTGGCAATCCAGACAGTGACTATTATCTAGTCACTCAAGTGCCTGCCTGGCTGACCAGCATCTGTTTTCTAGCCAGATCACTTAAATTCTTAACTTATTCTGAGTACTGATGTACATAATGTTATAATTGTAATATTCTACAGAGGCGGTAGTAATCACACACTTGTGGGcttttcaaacacaccagaagagggcatcagatcccattacggatggttgtgaggcaccatgtggttgctgagaattgaactctggacctctggaagagcaatcagtgctcttaaccactgagccatctctccagcccctgtgggCTTTTCAAATTGGGGGGTTTGAAAAAGTCTCACGATATATTTCTTTTGGATGCCACAGGTAGAGGAATCCTGAGTTTCATAAAATAcagtcagatttcctggaatATATCTCCCACCATCTTGGGACTCTTTATAACTAACACTTTTGCTACCATGTATTAGCCTTGTGACTTCAGTATCATTGTGGActgatgggaagagagaggtgagggagaaggagatgaccttaaaagaaatcaaagccagctgggcagtggtggcgcatgcctttaatcccagcacttgggaggcagaggcaggtggatttctgagttcaaggccagcctggactacagaatgagttccaggacagccagggctacacagagaaaccctgtctcagaaaaccaaaaaaaaaaaaaaggaaatcaaaggcaaATAACATTCCTAGGATTCATCTTTTAAATACTCATGAAACCCCAAATTTAATCAACTTGGGTAGCATTCATCTTGGATTCTGAAACCCCTTTCCTCTGAAGCAAAACTAAATAACCAAGTCATACCTTATGAATGGCAAGTAGAAGGTTGGGTGAACCAGTCTTTTATCTTTGAAATTATCATTATGAACTAGTATGtgtgtgctagctagttttatgtcaacttgacacaaattggaGTTATCAGATAGGacagaacctcaattgagaaaatgcctcctggGGCCGTGGTAGCAAACAACTTCAATTccaacttgggaggcaggaggcaggctggcctggtctacagagtgagttccaaaatagtcagggttacacagaaaattgcctccataagatcagacagttggcaagcctgtaaggcactttcttaattagagaTCGATGTCAGAACGGCCCAGCCCAATATCAGTGGTGCCACGTCTGGACTGGTGATCCTGGgatgctgtaagaaagcaggctgagcaaaccataagCTACctcctctgcatcagttcctgcctccaggttcctgcctacTTTGAGCTCTTGCCTTGTCTTCCTTCAGTGGGACTGTGACTCGGAATACGTAAAGCAAATAAACCCGttcttcctgaagttgcttttgggTTATCACAGGGACAGCAacagcaaccctaactaagacgctGGGCTAACACCTACTGCTAGAATGTCTTTCTATACCCACACCCTCAAACTGCAGGATTTGACAACCTTGAACTTCATTCAGCAACCATTACAGTTCAAAAGACTCCTTCTTACTTTGCTGGTCCTCCAAACTTGGCTGTTTTGTGATGAATATCATTCCATGTAATGACATCTGAGATTCCTGTTACTCGAGAGTGTCCTATTGTGAAAGTCAGCTTCTGTCTAAAGGCTTCTTCGAGCAGATCtaaaacctttcttccttctgtattATTAGGCAAATATGCAGTTCGCAGTGTTCCACAATAAGCCTTTCCTGGGTTTGGGTGCTCATTctatatgaagaaaagaaaatgtcatatatatatatacatacacacatacacacatacacacacacacacacacacacacacacatatggatgcCTCTGATTTTTTAGTAGAGCAAAAGTATGTTCATGGTAGATGAAGCCTACTGAAAGCCAGAAAAATATTGACATTTTACTCATATTCTGAATAATTCATAGTTATCCTCTTCAAATTAGAACACTACCTGCCCAACTCCTCCCATCCTAACATATGATTTCTatctttagatattttttttttttttttttttttttttttttttttttttttttgagacagggtttctctatgtagccttggctgtcctggaactcagtctgtagaccaggctggcctcgaactcagaaatccgcctgcctctccctcccaaagtgctgggattaaaggcatgcaccaccaccacccagcgatttctatctttaattccagccctcaagaggaagaggcaggtggatctctgtgagttagaggccaacctgctttacaaattgagttccaggacagccagctgttacacagagaaaccctgtctcactgtcccctccccccacaaaagaagacatgaaagggTAGGAGTATAGCTCACAGGGTGCTTGCTTGGCATGTCGAGTACACTGTCAAAGTAATTAAAAAGGCATCTAATTTCTAAGCAGACAACACAATCTCTGCCTCTATTATAACCCTACCCACAATCACAGAATGATTGATTTCCTGGGAAAATCATTATTTAAGAGGCTATAGGATAGGATGCCGCCTTGGACTTTGGCAATTCTAGCATATCAAAAAGAACCCCACATTCCTCAGGCACACTTACTGTTTGGATGCCACTTTTTATATCATACTGAATCACAATAGTCCCACAGCCTTCATAACCCGGAAGTGACTCTTTCTGTAAGGTGTGAGTCATGATTCCATCTGGCTGGTTCCCTCTCTGGATACCGTAGGAAGTCAGACACACAGGACAGACAGGCTTGATTGACATGGCTTTGTTGATACAAGAGTCACAGAATTCATGCTTGCACTTAGGGAGCACACACTTGTTGCTGATGGCATCCATGCAGATGACGCAGTAGTCCTCGCAATCCTTCGAGGCTCCAGGGTGGCTAGCAGAGCCTCGGGGAGGAGGTGAAGCTGCATTGGAGTCATTACTGTTGATCTCCATGGGTGTTTCCTGATCCATTGCCAATCTCTCTCCAGATGACGGAGACAGTCCAATTCTTTTGGAGACATATTGCATTGCCTGTGCCAGGTGATTTGGCAAACCGGTCAAGGTCACCGACTCTTGAGATATCACGAAGTGCACATTCGGGTGCTTTTTTTTAAAGTCGTCAGCAAACTTGGTCTTGTGTAAGCGAGCTCTCTCCTTGCCCAACTGTTTCAGCGACAGAACTTCTGTCCTCAGCTGGCACGTGGCATGCTGGAAGGCATCAGTAAAACTTGTGTAAGACTGCACCGACAGGTCTAACTCTTTATTCTTGGGGACAAAGAGAATGCAGGTTTTCTGGTCTTTTTCCTGGACTTTGCCACAAGTGTTAAACTTCTGCTCAATCTCTGAGATTTCCTGGAGCAGTTCAGGTTCTAGAAGCTTAAAGCGAGTTGAATCGACCTCGATCCCCGAAACGTACCCAGAGGCGGTTATTTTCACGGGTGCCAGGGCGAGAGTTTGGGAGACTTTTTCTGTGGCGGCTGAAATGTCAGCAGGAGAGCCGAGGAGAGTTAGCATTCTTCCCTGTTCCTTTATCAAGAGCTTTGGGAAGCAGTGATTCAGCTCCTGTCTGACCTCCTTTGCTCTCTGGTGCTCCTCTAAAGAGATACAACCTTCCTTCAGAGACTGTGTGCATTTCTGAAAGTCTCTGACAAAAGActgtcttgcttcttctaagtTGCCTGATGGGCTGGAGGTGAAGCCTACAGAGACCATATTGGGAGAACTACCTTGGATTTCAATGTTTACACCAAATTTTTTCTCTATGGACTCTAGTCTACCCGGATAAACATGCTTGAAATAGTCAAGGAAAAGCACAGGAACTTCAAAACTGCTCTGATCAGGTGGCTGCTTCTCCACGTTGGAAGGTGTGTATTTCTGTGGGGTGTACTTCTGTTTCTGCTCACTTTCCAAAAGCTGCTCACTCAAGAAGTGATGTATCTTTTCAATGTCTTTGAAGTTGCCACACACCGTCTTAATTCCGTCACTCCCCTCCACGCTTTTGACATGAGGGCAGACCGTGGTTATATATGCTCTCTGCTCTTTAGAGAGCAGGTCACAGTTCAGCTCAGCGGTCACAGCAAGAAAGACCTGAAGGTTTAAAAAGAACAGGTGTAGATAAGATGTCTCAGAATATCCACCCATCTTCAGAAAGACACCCAGAAACTACACCGtctatcttctttctcagcaATGGCTGACTTCTTAAGTCCCCTGAGGGTGGTGTCTAAAAGTGAAATAAACATAGAAAGCCAAGGCCAGACCTCATGGCAGAGGCTCATACAATTGGTTTGCAAGGAAGCCTGGGCACGAACATTTTCTAATACTTGGTGTCCAGAGCTGCCGCAATCTGCTTGGCCCTGGAGACTAAGGGTTGAGAAAAGACAACTCGGTCTTCCTTGAAGCTGCTGCGGTCCTCAAGAAAGAGTGTTCAAGCTTTGAACTTCGAAAGAAGCTCTAAATCCAAGAAGAAGTCTCGCCCCGAGTCATCTCACCCTGTTTATTCTCACTTACTCTCTTACTTTAAGAAAACTCCTTgcgctggcgagatggctcagcgggtaagagcactgactgcccttccgaaggtaccgagttcggatcccagcaaccacatggtggctcacaaccacctgtaatgagatctgacgccctcttctggtgcgtctgaagacagctacagtgaattacgtcggagcgagtggggccgtcagaggtcctgagttcaattcccagcagccacacacatgatagctcacagccatttgtacaactacagtgtactacagtgtactcatacacataaaataaataaaataaatctttaaaaacagaaagggaaaaaaaaagaaaaccccaaaacagctaggaggtggtggcgcacacctttaatcccagcactcaggaggcagaggcacaggatctccg
This genomic window from Mastomys coucha isolate ucsf_1 unplaced genomic scaffold, UCSF_Mcou_1 pScaffold12, whole genome shotgun sequence contains:
- the Dtx3l gene encoding E3 ubiquitin-protein ligase DTX3L isoform X1, producing METNLSSLSSSRMDGSPSHQYSFPLTWAGRAFALSWLCSAPEPKASQTRTAMASSPDPPSPLLVRLPESIPWAHRKLEIYFQSRASGGGECSVQPVGPSAPDTFEVKFLKKADKENVLKKREHQMRIDDKPMTIVLETTEKPVENLRPRLPSLTQPAETPNLRPPSLTQPAETPSSRSLSMTESLNEEALCNEIHPGDGLVFNSVDSVVQKVFLAVTAELNCDLLSKEQRAYITTVCPHVKSVEGSDGIKTVCGNFKDIEKIHHFLSEQLLESEQKQKYTPQKYTPSNVEKQPPDQSSFEVPVLFLDYFKHVYPGRLESIEKKFGVNIEIQGSSPNMVSVGFTSSPSGNLEEARQSFVRDFQKCTQSLKEGCISLEEHQRAKEVRQELNHCFPKLLIKEQGRMLTLLGSPADISAATEKVSQTLALAPVKITASGYVSGIEVDSTRFKLLEPELLQEISEIEQKFNTCGKVQEKDQKTCILFVPKNKELDLSVQSYTSFTDAFQHATCQLRTEVLSLKQLGKERARLHKTKFADDFKKKHPNVHFVISQESVTLTGLPNHLAQAMQYVSKRIGLSPSSGERLAMDQETPMEINSNDSNAASPPPRGSASHPGASKDCEDYCVICMDAISNKCVLPKCKHEFCDSCINKAMSIKPVCPVCLTSYGIQRGNQPDGIMTHTLQKESLPGYEGCGTIVIQYDIKSGIQTNEHPNPGKAYCGTLRTAYLPNNTEGRKVLDLLEEAFRQKLTFTIGHSRVTGISDVITWNDIHHKTAKFGGPANFGYPDPDYLKRVKEELKAKGIE
- the Dtx3l gene encoding E3 ubiquitin-protein ligase DTX3L isoform X2, with translation MASSPDPPSPLLVRLPESIPWAHRKLEIYFQSRASGGGECSVQPVGPSAPDTFEVKFLKKADKENVLKKREHQMRIDDKPMTIVLETTEKPVENLRPRLPSLTQPAETPNLRPPSLTQPAETPSSRSLSMTESLNEEALCNEIHPGDGLVFNSVDSVVQKVFLAVTAELNCDLLSKEQRAYITTVCPHVKSVEGSDGIKTVCGNFKDIEKIHHFLSEQLLESEQKQKYTPQKYTPSNVEKQPPDQSSFEVPVLFLDYFKHVYPGRLESIEKKFGVNIEIQGSSPNMVSVGFTSSPSGNLEEARQSFVRDFQKCTQSLKEGCISLEEHQRAKEVRQELNHCFPKLLIKEQGRMLTLLGSPADISAATEKVSQTLALAPVKITASGYVSGIEVDSTRFKLLEPELLQEISEIEQKFNTCGKVQEKDQKTCILFVPKNKELDLSVQSYTSFTDAFQHATCQLRTEVLSLKQLGKERARLHKTKFADDFKKKHPNVHFVISQESVTLTGLPNHLAQAMQYVSKRIGLSPSSGERLAMDQETPMEINSNDSNAASPPPRGSASHPGASKDCEDYCVICMDAISNKCVLPKCKHEFCDSCINKAMSIKPVCPVCLTSYGIQRGNQPDGIMTHTLQKESLPGYEGCGTIVIQYDIKSGIQTNEHPNPGKAYCGTLRTAYLPNNTEGRKVLDLLEEAFRQKLTFTIGHSRVTGISDVITWNDIHHKTAKFGGPANFGYPDPDYLKRVKEELKAKGIE